Below is a window of Dictyostelium discoideum AX4 chromosome 1 chromosome, whole genome shotgun sequence DNA.
ACCAAATATAATCATATTTTTTGGTGTtattaatgttttaaatCCAAGAGTTGAATCACCTGAAGAAGTTAGAGATTCAGTTTTACAAATTGCAAAATATATACCAATTAATCAAATTgggtaaataataatcattattttttaatttttttattattgttactaactttaaaaaatacatatttaggagttgttgtgattgtggtTATCAACCATTTACTTCTGAATTATTTTCACGAGATATtgtatttcaaaaaattaaaaatagaataattGGTACAAAAATGGCTGAAGATGTTCTCAAACAAGTATTATCAATCGGTgtcaataatataaataatatttataataataataataataataataataataataataataataataataataataataataataataataataataataataataataataataataataataataataataataataataaaaattactaatttggttttttttttttttattaaaatctattttttatataaaatttattccttacttgttgttcttcaaaataacaaaaaatccaaaaatggatgataaataattaaattccaaaaagaattatttcattttttttttttttttttttttttttttatattttataccATTTTATGTATTTTTGagtgttttatttttttataataaatccatattaacaataaacaaaattaaataattgtttttttaaaaaaaaaaaaggaaatgaaaattttcatgaataaataaattaaaaaaaaaatgaaaatattttttttttttaactcccataccaaaaaaaaaaaaaaagaaagtatttttttttttttttttttttttttgaacaaaacaccaaataaatatataaaaattatttaaattttttttttaattttttttaaagaaaaaaaaaaaacttcaaTTAAATGGATGAACATATTATAAGATTATATGATATTAATGGTAAAGAAGCAATTCAAATTAATGGTAGATGGTTAGATGTTTTAGGATATTCAGAATTAGCAACACAAGCAGATTCATTAGGTATACCACAAGCATTAACACATTGTCCAAAGATACAGATCtataataaagttttatcaTTAGTTAAAGAAACAAGGGAAGAAAGTGAAGTACCAGTTGATTTAATACCATGTGattgtttaatttgtttaaaagGATTACccaaatcatttaaatcggGTGATAGTGGCAGTACAATTCAAATTTGGCAAGAACGTTTAAAGATTATAATGTTTGTAGTCTGTCACCAACAAGAAAAACATGGTAAAGAATTGGAGAAAGAATTACAAGACCGtggttttaaaaagaattcaagtattaaaaaaatattgggtTCAAAGAAATCCTATATACATATAAACGAGATCACCTATTTCCTTGATACTCATTCCTCCATATTAAAAGTAAATTTAGAAGAATCTTGGAAATCCGCTTTAGTTAATGGTAAAGATTTCATCTCTGGTTtcgataaatttaatatcaaagGTTATTGGACACTTGCAAATTTAGAGGATCCTTTTTCACCAACTTATAATTTCGTCTCAAATTCATCTGcaattttaccaattaaaaataataataataatattaataatataaataatagtaatagtaatagtgataataataatgataaaagtaataatgataaaagtaataataataataataataataataataataataattatagtatggttgtttataataatagtaatgataatattgataataataataatgataataataatgataacaatttaaattataatgatcTTAATAATTCACCAACTAAAAAAACATGTGGGGGTATTACAAAGACAGGGAAACCATGTGCAAAAATTGGATTTTGTAGTTTTCACATGATAAGAAAGTTAGATGGTACTTTTGAAATTCCAccatcaataaataataataataataataataataataataataataataataataataataataataataataataataataataataataataataataaattaaatattaattctgaaaataataaaaataatagcgATGAAGATACTGATACTGATAGTGGTAGTGATGAATATGAAAgtgttgaaaatgaaaaaaatagaaaaaggAAAAGAATTAGTTGGAATGGTAGTAgtcctaataataataaaactcaaaattatatttcaCAAACAACATTTAAAGTTAGAGAACTcgaaaaaagaattttagataattttaatttttatagatTCATTCTTAAATTTGAACAATATGggtaattaattataatttatagattatttattatttattattatataaataatttattaaaaaatttttttttttttttttttttttttttttttttttttaatacaatattaaaaactttagATATCGTTTACCACGTGAATTTGTTAGATTCATTGCATTAAAAGTAATTTGTGATGAAACTGGTGAAAATCATGAATCAACAATTTTACAACCTCCGAAATTGATTGAAGAATTTTGGATTCAAATCATTTTAACAAGTTTGGAATATAATAGATTATTAAAGATTATAAATGTTGAAAAGATAAGATATGATCCAGATCTTTTATTAGACGAACCTCCAATTCAGAGAAAACGATATGAAAAAACCCTCCAATTGTATAAAAAGTATTTTagatttgataaatttgattcaGAAATTTGGAAAGAAAACTATCTTTTAGAAAGTAATGATTagttatttaataatttattaaaaaaaaaaaataataataaaaaattaaaaaaaaaaaaaaaagaaacaattatttaaaccttttttttttttttatttcaagttgtaaaaaaaataaaaacattaaaatacATTTAATGAACTTAATCATTAGAATTAATGAATTCAATtgttttcatattttttttttttattattatcatttaccCAGAATGGGTATTGATTCATTAACAAAGTATCAATATTCAAATGTTCAAGTAATGGTCAAGGTTCAATTGtctaatatatattattgatttttcatgctattaaattaattgttgcatgttttatttcattaaaattaaagttgtagatgaatttaatgaatcaaaAAACAATTGCATAAAGTGTTTATATCATTACTTTTTGTTTATTCATTGTTATtccattaataaattaatttttgttgatatataaaataaaaaaaactttatttttttttatttttttttttagtttacattaaattttcttacagtaaaatattttttattattatttttttttttttttttaatacaatttaagaatgaaaattattaatttagttGGTGAGTTCTTTGATTTTGGCATCCTTTTTAACGATTTCAGATTCTAAGTAAGCAACAcgaatctttaatttttcgTATTCTTCACGGAGttctttttcattctttGGACCTTCTTGAACTTGAACGACTGGTTTGAATTCAACAGCTGAAGCTTTTTTGACAAAACCACCAGCTAAACTAACAGTCTTTGGTTCAGCATTGGTACCTGAAACCCATTGTTCGGCAGTGAGTGATGGTTCACCAGCGTAGGTATCTGGGTAGATATCGTCTTGGAAGATATCAGATTTTCTTGGTACACGGAATGAGATTGGTTCAACGGTGAATGGAGTAACTTTGAGACCTCTAGCGATTTCACATTCAGAGGTGTTGAGACATCTCTTTGGTAAGAAGCAAAGACCTCTTTGTGGGGTGGCAGATTTGAATTCACTTAAGAAATGAATGTATGGTGATTCATCGACCAATTCGTAGTATCTGATGTTACCATCACCTTTACCAGCAAGgtataaaattgaattgtCAGCATCATAGAATGGCATTAAGAGACCAGAGGCAGAATCGACGACTTGAGCAGAGAGTGGGGTGGTGAAAGCACGTGGATCATAAATGTGGAGTTCTCTTTCAGAGGTCTTTGAGAAACCAACGGTGATAACCTTATCTTTGGCAAAGATGGCTCTGCTGTTTTTGACACCTTGGTGACAAACGACTTCGTTGACGATAGAGTTTGTTCTTGGATCGAAAACACGAGCTTTCTTATCTTTACAGGTGGTAACGATTTGGCTACCATTGTGATTCCATTCGCATGAAGTGATCATATCAGAGTGACCTTCAACAGTGGTTAAATTCTTACCTTGTTCAACATCCCAAGTTTTAACTAAGAAATCACCAGATGAGGTAACGGCAACATTATCAGCAACTGGATTGAATGAGATGGTACCAACCTTTCTCTTGTGACCAGATAAAGTTTGGAGTGGGGTTGAGATTGAGTCGGTTAAACCACCTTCTGGGATACCCCAAATACAAATGTTACAATCTTCAGAAACTGAACCAACGAGGTTTTCATTGAATGGGTGGAAAGCAATATCTAAAACTGCACTCTTATGACCATTGAATAATGGAACTGATGTGGTTTTACCTGAAGCCTCATGTGGAATAACAGCGAATGAACCACCACCTGCAGCATCCCAAATAACACCAAAGTATCTAGTGTTGGCTGCAACGTAATTACTATCCCATGCTGATTTGGTAACTTTTAAGTTTTGATAGCACTCTTCTTTTTTTGGTTGTGCTGCAAAAACATGACGATATTTACTACTACGGACTACTTTAGAcatctaatttaattttaatttttaaaataatgataataataataaaaaaaaaaaaaaattagaatttaattttaatttttaaaaattttcaattttaagtggttgattaattaaattgatttgatttgattaaaattaattctttattataataataataataaaaataatatatgatttttaattgtatatatttaaaaaaaaaaaaaaaaaaatatgtattaTTTCATTGTgattattaatgatttatcatattttttttattttttttattttttttatttttatattgttgatgttcatcttaaattaattgaaatttttgtaaacaaaaataaaataaaaaaaaaccatataGTCCAAAATTttaagttttattattattttgaaatattttatttttttattttttattttattttattttcctactttaattttttgtgtgtGATTTTTACCtttgaattttataatattattatgacaataatgataaaaaaaaaaaatttgatttttataatgaaaaaaataaaaataaaaataaaaaaaaaaaaaagaaaaaaaaaatccaaaaaaaaaaaaaagtgggtAACCCATCACAATTAACGatcatttaaaagaaaagttTGGGtgataaatttcttttttctaaaatttttttttttttatttttatttttttttttttttattaccaataatttaattataaagttcttaaaaaaaaaaagaaaaatatatttttagtaataattttttaaaataaataaaaaaaaaaaaaaaaaaaaaaaaaaaaaaaaaaagatttattggTATGTTATAACTCtcttttgtttattttttattttaatttttttttatttttttttttttatttttttttttgtttgtatGTTAATCCAAAGCAGATTCATCtcttcataattttttttttttttttcatatgaaATGGCTTtactttttttcataaaatatttttttttttttttaaaaaatttttgtttttttttttataaaattagatCATTTGGAAATTCAACGAAAATTTCTATAAACCTAAAAATAATCCAACAAAGATGgctatattttttaaattttatgttggcggtaattaaaaatattctttattCATTACACAAACATAGGGAATATTCAGACCTTTTCAAAACATCTGTAATTTTATTCTCTTTTCCAATTTCTCaatcattatatttatttcaataGGATGTAagtcatttttattattgagtTTAtcttcactttttttttttttaatatttcttattttttaatggaaattttaaaaaatacacttttttctttttttaatggaAATTTTAGAATAACggataaaattttttgagtTAAACAAATTTTCATCAAAGACATCGTAGCGAAGTGGTCTAACGCGTTTGACTTGAAATCAAATCTCCTAGGAGGCGCAGGTTCGAACCCTGCCGATGTCGATATTTTATTTGCACTGCTAAATTCCCGAACTTCGGATGTTTGAAACTTGGGTCCCAACCAAAATAGTTTTATCCATATAAAGAGCACAGTACTGCTCAgcaacatcatcatcgttAAACAAAGAGAAAACAGTAATGATAGCAATAGGAGATTACCATTCCAAGAGAGTACAGTCCCAGAAAGATATCTTGGCCTCAATTTCACCAAAACaggtttaaattcaaaatacaACACTTTAATCCaagaaatgaaaaacaatCTAATCAAATGGAAATCACAAGCAATAACGATGAAGGCAAAGATGACAATTCTCAAAACATACGTTCTATCCAAATTAACATACCATCAATACATGGATAATCTAAATGAAGAACAAATTGAGGAAATCAATAACATGACCAGATGGTTCTTATTCTCCTCAGTTAAGAATACATATACAGAAGAGAGAAAATACAAAACTATGATGAAAATAGACAGAGCATATGCAGATTGGAAAGAAGGAGGCATAAAATTATGGGATTTAGAACTAAGACATATAGCATTCAAAATCTGGTACATGAACAGGCTATTCCataacaactacaacaacaacaacaatacctTACAAGAATGGTACATGGAGCAATTAAGTAGAAAAAAGCCCACACTTCAACCCTCAACGATATGTGCAGACACTGGGGTGTATTCAGAGtcaaattttacaaaaaccATCCAAAGATAAATGAACTTCCAGACTGTATAAGAAACGACAATGACGAACCACTAAAACTGAAAGAAATTTACGAACTCATGATCAAAGACAGACACCCAACACCAAGAAGAACAGAATGGCAGAAGTTATGGGCGGTGAGATACAACACAGCAATACCCAAAGTATTCATAAACATCAACAGCATTTCTCACCAAAAAGGTAGAAACACCCTCTTCAGATTCTTCTCAAGATCACTTCCAGGTATCAACCACGAAAGAGACACCAGATGCAAGATCTGTGGCCACCTATTAAGAGACCCTTATTCTCACCTCTTCACTCTATGCCAAGATATCctagatattgaaaaaaccATCATATCAACAGTTAACAAAATATCATTCATCAAAATCCACAGATGGTCAATGGATACCTTAGACATATCAAAATACAACAGAACTGAGAGAATCTTCCCCAATCTCATAGGAATAATAGCACACCAATTATGGAAGATAATCTGTCACAAATTGTTCAACACTGATGAAAGCAAACCAGAGCCAAAATTCGAACAAAAGGTCATAGAAACAGAATTACTAAATCTCATCGAAACTGAAAAATTCATCACACtaaagaaaatcaaacaCGACGAAGCAATACTAAAAAACACCAATCAAGATCTTcacaaatacaaattcaacaaagcCTGGCAAACCCCAGCAGCTCCGAACCCTCTTCCAATTTAagtagtaaaaaaaaaaaaaaaaaaaaaaaaaaaaaaaaaaaaaaaaaaaaaaaaaaaaaaaaaaaaaaaaaaaatataatatagtttaaaaaatttaatacaattgaataataaaaataaaaccgtTTGACAAACACCGCCGAAAAGACACAAGGACATTCCTTGAAGGTCTGATCacaggtaaaaaaaaaaaaaaatccatatAAAGAGCATCAAACcgatatattaaaaaaaaacaatttaaaactaCAAACTTAGGGAAAatgcaaataaaaaaaaaaaaagaaataattaggagaatacaataaaaataaataaaaaaaaaaaaaacctttgaaacaaaaaataatcacaaaaatgaatcaaatttttctttttttttttttataaattttttttttatatattttttttatttctatttttaaatatcaccatcatttttttttttatttttattttttggaaatagattttatattatttctaaataaatttaatggaaaaataaaatttttttgattttttgatttttttttttttgttgttgaacaTTTGGGTTATCAAATGATGGAGTTATTGAATGTTGTGTGTGTTTGAtacattattttttctttttttattttttttttttattttttttatttttttttttttggtg
It encodes the following:
- the corA gene encoding WD-40 repeat-containing protein, which produces MSKVVRSSKYRHVFAAQPKKEECYQNLKVTKSAWDSNYVAANTRYFGVIWDAAGGGSFAVIPHEASGKTTSVPLFNGHKSAVLDIAFHPFNENLVGSVSEDCNICIWGIPEGGLTDSISTPLQTLSGHKRKVGTISFNPVADNVAVTSSGDFLVKTWDVEQGKNLTTVEGHSDMITSCEWNHNGSQIVTTCKDKKARVFDPRTNSIVNEVVCHQGVKNSRAIFAKDKVITVGFSKTSERELHIYDPRAFTTPLSAQVVDSASGLLMPFYDADNSILYLAGKGDGNIRYYELVDESPYIHFLSEFKSATPQRGLCFLPKRCLNTSECEIARGLKVTPFTVEPISFRVPRKSDIFQDDIYPDTYAGEPSLTAEQWVSGTNAEPKTVSLAGGFVKKASAVEFKPVVQVQEGPKNEKELREEYEKLKIRVAYLESEIVKKDAKIKELTN